In one Achromobacter spanius genomic region, the following are encoded:
- a CDS encoding toprim domain-containing protein — protein sequence MRDVSDNRILGVQTVRWDATERAWVKRMATGMRATGAVLRIGSDRALETVLCEGYATGLSIDAAIKQLRLNAAVLVCFSDSNMRYAAAQLQGKKYAFADNDKSGAGERAAKEAGLAYCMSDVIGEDANDLHMRAGVLAVAMKLMAARRTAMGG from the coding sequence ATGCGAGACGTTTCGGACAACCGCATCCTGGGCGTGCAGACGGTGCGATGGGATGCGACCGAACGAGCGTGGGTCAAGCGCATGGCCACCGGTATGCGGGCCACCGGCGCGGTGCTTCGCATCGGGTCGGACAGAGCCCTTGAAACGGTGCTCTGCGAAGGCTATGCCACTGGTCTGTCGATTGATGCTGCGATCAAGCAACTGCGCCTGAATGCTGCCGTGCTTGTGTGCTTCAGCGACAGCAACATGCGCTACGCCGCCGCCCAGTTGCAGGGAAAGAAGTACGCCTTCGCCGACAACGACAAGAGTGGGGCGGGGGAGCGGGCAGCGAAGGAAGCGGGCCTTGCGTACTGCATGAGCGACGTGATCGGCGAGGACGCCAACGACCTGCACATGCGTGCGGGGGTGCTGGCCGTCGCCATGAAGCTGATGGCCGCGAGGAGGACCGCTATGGGCGGGTAA
- a CDS encoding RelA/SpoT domain-containing protein has product MHSKFHYANMDWIKPEYSKGQIDRAGRVMVDPSATPEAISDAAAVVNNWRASHNYPLNTFKVTLRRKALAVDPGRLVAQRIKRMSSIEAKLTRFQRMRMSQMQDIGGARVIVGNVGQVRKLVRTYLDSDLKHSLDAMDDYIDSPKASGYRGVHMVYRYNSDKQAPAVYNGLCIELQFRTRLQHAWATAVETVGTFLQQALKSSQGEERWLRFFALMGSVFAHKERCTSLVPDTPISEVQLVADVRELAQSLNVHYVLRAYQQAIKVAREGDERRSNYFYLLVLEPQSGKMTVTGYPRARLDQATAEYLREERRVAGSAGAEAVLVSVDSIASLERAYPNYFLDTAVFLRELTAITGLSPQEVR; this is encoded by the coding sequence ATGCATTCCAAATTTCACTACGCGAACATGGACTGGATCAAACCTGAGTATTCAAAGGGCCAGATTGATCGTGCAGGCAGGGTTATGGTTGACCCTTCTGCGACGCCAGAAGCGATTTCGGATGCCGCTGCTGTGGTTAATAATTGGCGCGCATCCCACAACTATCCGTTAAACACGTTTAAGGTCACATTGCGAAGGAAGGCACTCGCCGTTGATCCGGGCCGTTTGGTCGCGCAACGAATCAAACGAATGTCTTCCATCGAAGCCAAGTTGACGAGGTTTCAACGGATGCGCATGTCGCAAATGCAAGATATCGGTGGCGCGCGTGTGATTGTTGGCAATGTGGGGCAAGTGCGAAAATTAGTTCGAACTTATTTGGACAGCGACTTGAAGCACAGCCTTGATGCAATGGATGACTATATCGATAGTCCAAAGGCGTCGGGGTATCGCGGTGTCCATATGGTTTATCGCTATAACAGCGACAAACAAGCTCCTGCCGTTTACAACGGATTGTGCATTGAATTGCAATTCCGCACGCGTTTGCAACACGCCTGGGCGACGGCAGTCGAGACTGTCGGAACATTCTTACAGCAGGCATTGAAGTCGAGCCAAGGTGAAGAGCGATGGTTGCGCTTCTTTGCGCTCATGGGAAGCGTCTTCGCTCACAAAGAGCGTTGCACGAGCTTGGTGCCGGACACCCCCATCTCAGAGGTGCAGCTGGTAGCTGACGTTCGTGAACTGGCCCAGTCACTAAATGTTCACTACGTTCTAAGGGCCTACCAGCAGGCCATTAAGGTTGCTCGAGAGGGCGATGAACGTCGGTCGAACTACTTCTATCTTCTCGTGCTAGAGCCACAATCAGGCAAGATGACGGTGACCGGCTATCCTCGAGCGCGGTTGGATCAAGCGACTGCGGAATACCTGCGCGAAGAAAGACGGGTCGCGGGGTCGGCTGGGGCGGAAGCGGTACTGGTATCTGTGGACTCAATCGCTTCACTCGAGAGAGCGTATCCGAATTACTTTTTGGACACCGCAGTGTTCCTTCGAGAATTGACCGCAATAACGGGCTTGTCACCGCAGGAAGTACGCTAG
- a CDS encoding DEAD/DEAH box helicase has protein sequence MNNALFPEDVADMAATTFPPPRPFQQTAHEDLRAGRRAGHKNQLIMAPTGAGKTYLGLRIANEALQRGKRATFVCDRVALINQTSKAADSYGLNNHGVIQASHWRVNPSLPFQIASAQTLASRGWPASDVIIIDEAHTQLSVWTDHIRTCSASVVGLSATPFSPGLGKLFTNLINAATMNDLTQQGILVPMHVLSAKRVNMDGAATAGGEWTEAAAAERGMGIVGDVVSEWIRHGEGRKTICFGSTIAHCEELCRQFNEAGVMAAVYSQNTTQTERDMLLAEYEKPDSVIRILISVEALAKGFDVKDVGCVIDCRPCESRFLLRFRCGGAVCARLRRRARRIASCWITAAISSAS, from the coding sequence ATGAATAACGCTCTCTTTCCCGAAGACGTGGCCGATATGGCGGCCACCACCTTTCCGCCGCCCCGGCCTTTCCAACAGACCGCGCACGAAGACCTGCGCGCGGGCCGGCGCGCCGGCCACAAGAATCAGCTCATCATGGCGCCTACGGGGGCGGGAAAAACTTACCTCGGCCTGCGCATCGCGAATGAGGCCTTGCAGCGCGGCAAACGTGCGACGTTCGTCTGCGACCGTGTGGCGCTGATCAACCAGACGAGCAAGGCGGCGGATAGCTACGGCCTGAACAATCACGGCGTGATCCAGGCCAGCCACTGGCGCGTGAATCCCAGTCTTCCTTTCCAGATCGCCAGCGCTCAGACGCTGGCTAGCCGTGGCTGGCCGGCGTCGGACGTGATCATCATCGACGAGGCGCATACGCAACTGAGCGTCTGGACGGACCACATTCGGACATGCTCGGCGTCTGTCGTTGGTCTATCGGCCACTCCGTTCTCGCCAGGGCTGGGCAAGTTGTTCACGAACTTGATCAACGCCGCCACCATGAATGATCTGACGCAGCAGGGGATTCTTGTCCCGATGCACGTTTTGAGCGCGAAGCGCGTCAACATGGACGGGGCGGCTACGGCCGGCGGCGAATGGACCGAGGCCGCAGCCGCTGAGCGCGGCATGGGCATTGTCGGCGACGTGGTGTCGGAGTGGATCCGGCACGGCGAAGGGCGCAAGACCATCTGCTTCGGCTCGACCATCGCTCATTGCGAGGAGCTTTGTCGCCAGTTCAATGAGGCCGGCGTCATGGCCGCCGTCTACAGCCAGAACACGACGCAAACCGAGCGTGACATGCTCCTGGCGGAGTACGAGAAGCCCGATTCGGTCATCCGCATCTTGATCAGCGTTGAGGCGCTGGCCAAAGGCTTTGACGTGAAGGACGTTGGCTGCGTGATCGACTGCCGCCCCTGCGAAAGTCGCTTTCTACTGCGATTCAGATGTGGGGGCGCGGTCTGCGCTCGTCTCCGGAGACGGGCAAGACGGATTGCATCCTGCTGGATCACAGCGGCAATTTCATCCGCTTCCTGA